CCTCGCATGAGAGTTTCTTTTTCCATGATGAAATCACCGGTCGGTACAGTCGGGCAAGAGTGACGTTTGTGACGAGCGCGAATCTGGAATCCGGAAACAGTTTTTTTACTCGCGCCGGAAAATCATTAAAGGCGCCATGATCCAGGACGATTGGATATGACCTTGGTCCGAGATGAACGGTTATCTCCATGATTTGTTTCCCGTCGTTTTATTCAACAATCTCAATGTTCGCACCCAGAGCCCTGAAATCCTCAAGGAACGTCGGATAGGTCACCGCCGCGGCTTCCGCCGTGTCAACCACCGTCTCCCCGTCCGCGGCCATGCCCGCGAGCGCCAGCGCCATGACCACCCGGTGATCGCCGCGGCCGTTTACCTGCGCGCCCTTAAGCCGGCAGCGCTTTACCGTCAAGCCGTCTTTTTCTTCTTTTATATCCGCGCCCATTTTTTTAAGCTCTTCGGCCATCACCGCGATGCGGTCGGTCTCCTTGATCCTTGCCTGCGCCACGTTCTCGATTTTCGTTTCTCCTTTGGCAACGCATCCGAGCACGCAGAAAGCGGGCAGGGCATCGGGCATCGCGTTGAGGTCTATTTCCATGCCGCGCAGGTCTCCGGTTGTCCCGACAACGGCGCCGCCCGGCTCCCTGCTCACCGCCGCGCCCATGGCGCCGAGCACGTCGAACACGCCCTTGTCGCCCTGCGAGTCGCTGAAGTCAAGTCCCTGCAGCGCTATGCGCGAGCCGGTGAGCGGGGCGGCAACGGCGGCAAAGGTCGCGGAGGAAAAATCGCCGGGCACGGTGTAATGGAGCGCCTTGTACGCCTGGCCGCCGAAGACGCGGAGATGCGAAAGATCGGACGATGCCTCGTACCGGATCCCCTGGCGGTCGAGCCAGCGCATGGTCATCTCGACATAGGGACGCTCGTGCAGGTTCTCGACGCTTATGTCGGAGTCTTTCGGCGCGCACGGGCACGCAAACAGCAGGCTCGAAACAAACTGGGAGGAAAAACCGTTCACCGTTGTTTTCCCGCCACGGATCGGGCCGCGCACCCAAAACGGAAGATCGCTTCCCCGGCGCTCCAACCCGAATTCCGCGCCGAGTCCCTTCAGGGCCTCGAGTACCGGCATAAACGGACGCGAGCGCAGCGACTCGTCTCCGTCAAACCTGCGCAGTCTGCTTCCCAGGGCGGCGACGGACGCGAACAGGTTGGTGCTCGTGCCGGAATTCTCCATTGCAAACGTGTCGGATCCGCGGTTAAAATCGTTCCCCACACCGGTGACCCGCAGGTTTTTCCCGGCGATTTCAATTTCAGCGCCCATGCTTTTCGCAGCGGCAATCGCGGACGCGCCGTCGCCGGTGGCGAGGATGTTGGAAAGCTGCGAAACGCCTTTTGACAGCGTGGCGATCACCAGCGCGCGGATGGTGTGCGATTTTGACGGCGGTATGGCGATGGCGCCCGAAAGGGTCGATTTTCTCACGCGCCACTTCATGCGTCCGCTCCGGGCCGCGTGGGCGATTCGACCAGCGCCCCGAGTTCCGCCATGTCAACAATCGTTTCGTCCACGGCGCGGCCGATCCAATAGGCGCACGACGCAAGCGCCTGATGGACCAACATGGACAATCCTCCCTGGCTTACGCAGCCGGCTTTTTCCGCCCGTTTGCACAACGTTGTCTTTGCCGGATTGTAAATCACGTCGAATACCGCCATTCCCTTGTGCAAATAGTCGCCTTCAAGCGGCGAATTTTCACTGTCGGGGAACATTCCCACCGGCGTACAGTTGACGCACAAGGAACAATCATCCATGACGCGTTTCAGATCACCGGATGAAAAAAGCGCCGTTGCGACCGGAAAATTCGTCTTAACGGTCACCTCCTCGGCAAGGCGCGAAATTTTTTTGACGTCCCTGCCCACCAGGGTGAGTTTCGACGGGATTTTCTGCGATGCAAGCGCGAACGCGAAGGTGCGCGCCGTGCCGCCGTTGCCGAGAATCACGATGTTGCCCTTTTTCGCGTCGATGCCCGCTTTTTTAAGCGCCCGTTCAAAGCCCTCCCAGTCCGTGGTCGTGCCGTGCAGAACGTTATCCTTAAAGTAAAGCGTATTGACCGTGCAGGTGAGCGCGGACAGCGGCGACACAACGTCGCAGTACGGCACCACGGCCTGCTTGTGCGGGATGGTGACGTTCGCGCCCGCAAACCCCGCGGCCCGCAGCGACAGCACCGCGGCATGGAGCTCGTGTGGCCGCACCGCGAGCGGCACATAGGCAAGCGGAAGGCCCAAGGCCGCGAAGATGTGGTTGTGAATGACGGGCGAAAGCGAATGCGCCACCGGAGTGCCGAGCAGCCCGACAAGGCGCGTTGCGCCGGTAATGCGCTGAAGCTTCATGGCTGCTGTTCCTGAGCGCCGCTCAGAAACGCCTTCACCTGGTTACGGCCGGCGTTTTTGGCTTGGTACAGCGCCGAGTCCGCCTCCTCGATCATGGCGACGGTGGATTTGATCTCGCCCCTAAACGCGGTGACGCCGAGCGACGCGGTGAGGCGCTTGTTGGGCAGCTGCTGCTCATTGACAAACCGGTAATCGAAGATGGCGGCGCGAATGTTCTCCGCGGTGCGCAGCGCGTGGTTGAGCGGCTGCGACGGCAGCAGGATGGCGAATTCCTCGCCGCCGTACCGCGCCACGGTGTCGTCCGGGCTGCACACGGCGTGCAGGATCCTCACCGTCTCGATGAGCGCGAGGTCGCCCTGGATGTGGCCGTTGAGGTCGTTGTAGATCTTGAAATGGTCGAGGTCGAGCATGATGAGCGAGAACACCGTTCCCGTCTGCGTCGCCGCCGCGAAAAGCCGCTTGAACTCCTCGTCGAAGAAATGGCGGTTGTACGCCTTTGTCAAGTCATCGACGAGGGCGCGGCTCGCGGTGTCGACGTAGTCGCGCGCGTCAACGATCTTGGGGTTCACCAGCTTGCGCTTGATGTTGGTGTAGTAGTCGAGCGACGCGACGTGGATGCCCACGTTGCGGCCCAGCTTTTCGCTGATGAGGAACTTGTGCTTGAGGATCTCCTTCCAGTCGCGCTGCGCCTCCTCCTCGGGGAGCCGGATCTGGATGAGCGCGAAGATGATGTCCCGGTAGTAGGTGCCGGGCTTCTTGCCGATCATGTCGAGCGCGCTCTCGTCGTCCTGGATGTGGCGCTCCACGTCGCCGCTCGCGATCTCGATCCAGCGGAGGTCGGTGAGCTTCTTGAGATTGTCAAGGTCCTCTATGTGCATGGCGCCGCCGCCGCCCTGCGGGGCGGTTTTCTTGTCTTCATTGTTCTGCATATATTCTCCTGAAACGATTTCCGTTAAACAATAAAAAAATAATATCCCGTCGCCTCAACCATGGCGCAAATAAAGTGCTTGCTTTTGGTCCGGAAATGTTTTATAATTACTGTAATGAATAAAGTATTACTTAAATCCGTTCTTCCGGAAATCGGCACCATTCTCAGGGTGTTC
This genomic interval from Chitinivibrionales bacterium contains the following:
- the aroA gene encoding 3-phosphoshikimate 1-carboxyvinyltransferase, which encodes MKWRVRKSTLSGAIAIPPSKSHTIRALVIATLSKGVSQLSNILATGDGASAIAAAKSMGAEIEIAGKNLRVTGVGNDFNRGSDTFAMENSGTSTNLFASVAALGSRLRRFDGDESLRSRPFMPVLEALKGLGAEFGLERRGSDLPFWVRGPIRGGKTTVNGFSSQFVSSLLFACPCAPKDSDISVENLHERPYVEMTMRWLDRQGIRYEASSDLSHLRVFGGQAYKALHYTVPGDFSSATFAAVAAPLTGSRIALQGLDFSDSQGDKGVFDVLGAMGAAVSREPGGAVVGTTGDLRGMEIDLNAMPDALPAFCVLGCVAKGETKIENVAQARIKETDRIAVMAEELKKMGADIKEEKDGLTVKRCRLKGAQVNGRGDHRVVMALALAGMAADGETVVDTAEAAAVTYPTFLEDFRALGANIEIVE
- the aroE gene encoding shikimate dehydrogenase, with translation MKLQRITGATRLVGLLGTPVAHSLSPVIHNHIFAALGLPLAYVPLAVRPHELHAAVLSLRAAGFAGANVTIPHKQAVVPYCDVVSPLSALTCTVNTLYFKDNVLHGTTTDWEGFERALKKAGIDAKKGNIVILGNGGTARTFAFALASQKIPSKLTLVGRDVKKISRLAEEVTVKTNFPVATALFSSGDLKRVMDDCSLCVNCTPVGMFPDSENSPLEGDYLHKGMAVFDVIYNPAKTTLCKRAEKAGCVSQGGLSMLVHQALASCAYWIGRAVDETIVDMAELGALVESPTRPGADA
- a CDS encoding GGDEF domain-containing protein produces the protein MQNNEDKKTAPQGGGGAMHIEDLDNLKKLTDLRWIEIASGDVERHIQDDESALDMIGKKPGTYYRDIIFALIQIRLPEEEAQRDWKEILKHKFLISEKLGRNVGIHVASLDYYTNIKRKLVNPKIVDARDYVDTASRALVDDLTKAYNRHFFDEEFKRLFAAATQTGTVFSLIMLDLDHFKIYNDLNGHIQGDLALIETVRILHAVCSPDDTVARYGGEEFAILLPSQPLNHALRTAENIRAAIFDYRFVNEQQLPNKRLTASLGVTAFRGEIKSTVAMIEEADSALYQAKNAGRNQVKAFLSGAQEQQP